The nucleotide window ctgtcacaaccttactaaggattcgactcccagttcggcatatgatttctttgatttagacccgatctctatgactgactcctaaaatctgtcgtagccatctttgttgagacacatttaatgattttcaatttcggcagaagactattcacacttaattaatggagcccaagccattggtagaaatgtgtaacctttcttgactacgctcttggaattaaatgcctgtatttcgctttagattttatatcgaaaaggaaagttttttcgtcaaatcatctgttgaggggttttaaactaaaaaatctctggggttttttttgttttgtttttaattcaaaaccccatttagctacgatcatagaatttggtgactgtagtttgctttaaaataatattgaagagagaggttttcaactctaaacgctctgtaggagaattttaaactcaaaaccatctggaggggttttaaactttaaagaaaaagccatctggaggagggggatttaaactcaaaacccctttggctacgctcatagattttatagtgtgtaatttgctttttttttatatcgaagaggtactttttagcttcaaaccccaactggaagggggagtggggttaaactcaaaacccctttggctacgctcatagattttatagtgtgtaatttgctttttttttatattgaagaggtactttttagcttcaaaccccaactggaagggggaggggggttaaactcaaaccccctttggctacgctcatagaatttttagtgtgtaatttgctttttttatattgaagatggggttatcgtaaattttggatgggttttttaaatcaaaatcttcctcaactgtgctgttggaatttcgggattgttgtttgcatttttgtgttttgttttatagaagagggggatttaactgcaaaaacctctggtagggggtttaaaattcaaaaccccctgtagggggttttaaactcaaagccccctggtagagggatttgtatctcaaaaccccctgatagtgttttttaaaatctcaaaaccccctggtagggaaatttaaactcaaaaccccctggtagagggtttttaactcaaaactgcctcggctgtgctgtggtaagtgatgatttagtattaaaatctcacctaaaataaacaaaatgaaagcaaaaatcagtcacttaattccgtcccccccccccccgcagggggggatttcatttcggggggggtttgaaccccaagaacccccccccctggctacgcccatgtatatatatatatatatatgtatgtgtgtgtgtgtgttctgtacacaggtttatgcatagggttagggtttactgggcgttagggttagggtttggaaaaaaatcgcccccccccactccaaagttctggatccgctagtgaacGGAGGCATATTGATAGAGATTTAAAACTAAGtagaacaaataaacaatgttgAAAGATCACTGCCGTCAACTAACTAATAAGTACGTAGTGCTACAGTCTTGCAGAATGTACACACATTATTAAATGGATAAAGAATTCGGTTACACCAAAATGTTGCTGTTAATCGATCAGAATTCATCTTATGAACATTTCTGAAACTACGATTCCGTCAGGCACGAATGAATGTATGTTAGATATGCCTTGACGCAAGACAGTTTTCTAAATGCTTGACTTTATTGGTATTAGTTTCTTCTAAAAAGACATAGAAACATTTTAATCAATTCTAAGTAATAGAATCAACTCCTACTAGTGGTGCTATACAACCTGTGCACAATGAGATCGATGCTCATGAAACTAGGTGGAAAGATTTAAGTAGGGGGAGGGTTAGTTGGAGAATGAGGGTTGGTTGGGGAGTGAGGGTTGTTTGGGGAGTGAGGGTTGGTTGGAGAGTGAGTTATTTTTGGAGAGTGAGGGTTGTTTGGAGAGTGAGGGTTGgttggagaaagatggttggttGGAGTGTGAgggtttttttttgacagtgagGGTTGGTTAAAGAGTTAGGGTTGGTTTAAGAAAGATGGTTGGTTGAAGAATGAGGTTTGGTTTAAGAAAGATGGTGTGTTGGAGAGTAAAGGTTTGTTGGAGAGTGAGGGTTGGTTGACAAGGCAGTGGTGGTTGAAGAGTGAGGGTTGGTTGACAAGGCAGTGGTGGTTGAAGAGTGAGGGTTGGTTGACAAGGCAGTGGTGGCTGAAGGGTGAGGGTTGGTTGACAAGGCAGTGGTGGTTAAAGAGTGAGGGTTGGTTGACAAGGCAGTGGTGGTTGAAGAGTGAGTGTTGCTTGACAAGGCAGGCAGTGGTGGTTGAAGAGTGAGGGTTGGTTGACAAGGCAGTGGTGGTTGAAGAGTGAGTGTTGCTTGACAAGGCAGTGGTGGTTGAAGAGTGAGGGTTGGATGACAAGGCAGTGGTGGTTGAAGAGTAAGGGTTGGTTGACAAGGCAGTGGTGGTTGAAGAGTGAGGGTTGGTTGACAAGGCAGTGGTGGCTGAAGGGTGAGGGTTGGTTGACAAGGCAGTGGTGGTTAAAGAGTGAGGGTTGGTTGACAAGGCAGTGGTGGTTGAAGAGTGAGTGTTGCTTGACAAGGCAGTGGTGGTTGAAGAGTGAGGGTTGGTTGACAAGGCAGTGGTGGTTGAAGAGTGAGTGTTGCTTGACAAGGCAGTGCTGGTTGAAGAGTGAGGGTTGGTTGACAAGGCAGTGGTGGTTGAAGAGTGAGAGTTGGTTGACAAGGCAGTGGTGGTTGAAGAGTGAGGGTTGGTTGACAAGGCAGTGGTGGTTGAAGAGTGAGGGTTGGTTGACAAGGCAGTGGTGGTTGAAGAGTGAGTGTTGCTTGACAAGGCAGTGGTGGTTGAAGAGTGAGGGTTGGTTGACAAGGCAGTGGTGGTTGAAGAGTTAGGGTTGGTTGACAAGGCAGTGGTGGTTGAAGAGTGAGGGTTGGATGACAAGGCAGTGGTGGCTGAAGGGTGAGGGTTGGTTGACAAGGCAGTGGTGGTTAAAGAGTGAGGGTTGGTTGACAAGGCAGTGGTGGTTGAAGAGTGAGTGTTGCTTGACAAGGCAGTGGTGGTTGAAGAGTGAGGGTTGGTTGACAAGGCAGTGGTGGTTGAAGAGTGAGTGTTGCTTGACAAGGCAGTGCTGGTTGAAGAGTGAGGGTTGGTTGACAAGGCAGTGGTGGTTGAAGAGTGAGAGTTGGTTGACAAGGCAGTGGTGGTTGAAGAGTGAGGGTTGGTTGACAAGGCAGTGGTGGTTGAAGAGTGAGGGTTGGTTGACAAGGCAGTGGTGGTTGAAGAGTGAGTGTTGCTTGACAAGGCAGTGGTGGTTGAAGAGTGAGGGTTGGTTGACAAGGCAGTGGTGGTTGAAGAGTTAGGGTTGGTTGACAAGGCAGTGGTGGTTGAAGAGTGAGGGTTGATTGACAAGGCAGTGGTGGTTGAAGAGTGAGGGTTGGTTGACAAGGCAGTGGTGGTTGAAGAGTGAGGGTTGGTTGACAAGGCAGTGGTGGTTGAAGAGTGAGTGTTGCTTGACAAGGCAGTGGTGGTTGAAGAGTGAGGGTTGGTTGACAAGGCAGTGGTGGTTGAAGAGTGAGGGTTGGTTGACAAGGCAGTGGTAGTTGAAGAGTGAGGGTTGGTTGAAAGGCAGTGGTGGTTTAAGAGTGAGGGTTGGTTGACAAGGCAGTGGTGGTTGAAGAGTGAGTGTTGCTTGACAAGGCAGTGGTGGTTGAAGAGTGAGTGTTGGTTGACAAGGCAGTTTTGGTTGAAGAGTGAGGGTTGGTTGAAAGGCAGTGGTGGTTGAAGAGTGAGGGCTGGTTGACAAGGCAGTTGTGGCTGAAGAGTGAGTGTTGGTTGAAAGGCAGTGGTGGTTGAAGAGTGAGGGTTGGTTGACAAGGCAGTGGTGGTTGAAGAGTGAGGGTTGGTTGAAAGGCAGTGGTGGTTGAAGAGTGAGGGCTGGTTGACAAGGCAGTGGTGGTTGAAGAGTGAGTGTTAGTTGACAAGGCAGTGGTGGTTGAAGAGTGAGTGTTGGTTGACAAGGCAGTGGTGGTTGAAGAGTGAGTGTTGGTTGACAAGGCAGTGGTGGTTGAAGAGTGAGTGTTGGTTGACAAGGCAGTGGTGGTTGAAGAGTGAGTGTTGGTTTACAAGGCAGTGGTGGCTGAAGAGTTAGGGCTGGTTGACAAGGCAGTGGTGGTTGAAGA belongs to Biomphalaria glabrata chromosome 12, xgBioGlab47.1, whole genome shotgun sequence and includes:
- the LOC129922130 gene encoding mucin-2-like, which gives rise to MSCHSCNPSLHFSTSISSPYASYFSTNPPSSATTALSSNTHSSTTTALSSNPNSSTTTALSTNSHSSTTTALSSNTHSSTTTALSSNTYSSTTTALSTNTHSSTTTALSTNPHSSTTTALSSNTHSSTTTALSSNTHSSTTTALSTSPHSSTTTALSTNTHSSTTTALSTSPNSSATTPSLFNHHCLSTNPHSSTTTALSTNPHSSTTTAFQPTLTLQPQLPCQPALTLQPPLPFNQPSLFNQNCLVNQHSLFNHHCLVKQHSLFNHHCLVNQPSLLNHHCLSTNPHSSTTTALSTNPHSSTTTALSTNPHSSTTTALSSNTHSSTTTALSTNPHSSTTTALSTNPHSSTTTALSINPHSSTTTALSTNPNSSTTTALSTNPHSSTTTALSSNTHSSTTTALSTNPHSSTTTALSTNPHSSTTTALSTNSHSSTTTALSTNPHSSTSTALSSNTHSSTTTALSTNPHSSTTTALSSNTHSSTTTALSTNPHSLTTTALSTNPHPSATTALSSNPHSSTTTALSTNPNSSTTTALSTNPHSSTTTALSSNTHSSTTTALSTNPHSSTTTALSTNPHSSTTTALSTNSHSSTTTALSTNPHSSTSTALSSNTHSSTTTALSTNPHSSTTTALSSNTHSSTTTALSTNPHSLTTTALSTNPHPSATTALSTNPHSSTTTALSTNPYSSTTTALSSNPHSSTTTALSSNTHSSTTTALSTNPHSSTTTACLVKQHSLFNHHCLVNQPSLFNHHCLVNQPSPFSHHCLVNQPSLFNHHCLVNQPSLFNHHCLVNQPSLSNKPLLSNTPSFLNQTSFFNQPSFLNQP